A genomic region of Jeotgalibaca ciconiae contains the following coding sequences:
- a CDS encoding carbohydrate ABC transporter permease — protein MKKNHANILFNTVILLVALLMLYPVLWLIFSSFKPNSDIFQTATELFPRSWTIQNFVDGFNGIGGIPFVQFIMNSLRISLIATAGAVVSSAVIAYGFARIPFKTKGFWFACVLVTMMMPSEIIMVPQYLWFNQLGWINTILPVTAPYYFGQAFFIFMMVQFIQGIPTELDEAAKMDGCGRFQIFLRVIIPLLKPSLATTAIFSFYWRWEELVGPMLYLTRPESYTVSVALKQFLDSSSASNWGAMFAMSVVSLTPVLIVFFLFQKYIVQGISTTGLK, from the coding sequence ATGAAGAAAAATCATGCAAATATTTTATTTAATACGGTCATCCTTCTTGTGGCTCTTTTGATGCTGTATCCCGTTCTTTGGTTAATTTTCAGTTCGTTTAAACCAAACTCTGACATTTTCCAAACAGCAACAGAATTATTCCCGCGTTCATGGACGATTCAAAATTTTGTAGATGGCTTCAACGGAATTGGGGGAATTCCTTTTGTTCAATTTATTATGAATTCATTGCGTATTTCTCTGATTGCGACAGCTGGAGCTGTTGTTTCTTCTGCAGTTATTGCTTATGGCTTTGCTAGAATCCCATTTAAGACAAAAGGCTTCTGGTTCGCTTGTGTATTGGTAACAATGATGATGCCAAGCGAAATTATTATGGTTCCGCAATATCTATGGTTCAATCAATTAGGCTGGATCAATACTATCTTACCTGTAACGGCGCCATACTATTTTGGTCAAGCATTCTTTATTTTTATGATGGTCCAATTTATTCAAGGGATTCCAACTGAACTTGACGAAGCAGCTAAAATGGATGGCTGTGGACGATTCCAAATTTTCTTGCGTGTTATTATTCCATTGTTGAAACCATCTTTAGCAACAACTGCTATTTTCTCATTCTATTGGAGATGGGAAGAGCTGGTAGGCCCAATGCTTTACTTAACAAGACCAGAAAGCTATACTGTCTCTGTTGCCTTGAAGCAATTCTTGGATTCATCAAGTGCATCAAACTGGGGAGCAATGTTCGCTATGTCAGTTGTTTCGCTGACACCAGTACTAATTGTCTTCTTCTTGTTCCAAAAATATATCGTTCAGGGAATCAGTACAACTGGATTGAAATAG
- a CDS encoding carbohydrate ABC transporter permease — protein sequence MLKSFKKLSTAKQDLVSGYLFISPFIIGFLMFIIVPMTISLFIAFHKYDMLTPVKFVGWDNFKQILFSDDKFRTSLSVTLKYVVMAVPLRLAVALAVAMLINRPSKLSGLYRVLFYIPSVIGGSVAVSIMWRNIFGDTGLINGVLEAIGLDPIYFFKQPFTALLILVLLAGWQFGSSMLVFLGGLKNIPNELYEAAEVDGAGKLRQFFSITLPVLSPIIFFNLVMQTISSFLTFTPAYIISNGTGSPRNGTLVYALYIYQQAFGEFKMGYASALAWILILIVGLITLLLFVTSKYWVFSENGEK from the coding sequence ATGTTAAAATCATTTAAAAAGTTATCCACTGCAAAACAGGATTTGGTTTCTGGATACTTGTTTATCTCCCCATTCATTATCGGATTTTTAATGTTTATTATTGTTCCAATGACCATTTCACTTTTTATTGCTTTTCATAAGTATGATATGTTGACTCCCGTTAAATTTGTTGGCTGGGACAACTTTAAACAAATATTGTTTAGTGATGATAAATTTAGAACGTCATTGTCTGTAACATTAAAATATGTTGTAATGGCTGTGCCGCTGCGTTTAGCGGTGGCACTGGCTGTTGCTATGTTGATTAATCGCCCATCAAAACTGTCCGGATTATACCGTGTACTATTTTATATTCCATCAGTAATTGGGGGAAGTGTAGCCGTTTCGATAATGTGGAGAAATATTTTTGGAGATACAGGTTTAATTAATGGTGTGTTGGAAGCGATCGGACTCGATCCCATTTACTTCTTCAAACAGCCTTTCACAGCGCTTCTTATTTTAGTCTTATTAGCTGGATGGCAATTTGGTTCTTCTATGTTGGTATTTTTAGGTGGATTAAAGAATATTCCGAATGAACTGTACGAAGCAGCAGAAGTTGATGGCGCAGGAAAATTACGACAATTTTTCAGCATTACATTACCTGTATTGTCGCCAATCATCTTCTTTAACTTAGTTATGCAGACCATTTCCTCATTCTTGACCTTTACACCTGCGTACATTATTTCTAATGGAACAGGTTCTCCCAGAAATGGAACATTGGTATACGCCCTATATATCTACCAACAAGCATTTGGTGAATTTAAGATGGGGTATGCGTCAGCATTAGCTTGGATCTTGATTCTGATTGTCGGACTGATTACATTGCTTCTATTTGTGACATCTAAATACTGGGTATTCTCAGAGAATGGAGAGAAATAG